The Halorussus caseinilyticus genome contains a region encoding:
- a CDS encoding HEPN domain-containing protein, with translation MPDEEAPSDAAVEDQLRQAHQALSDADGARDAGLSDAVIINRLYYACFHAAQAALYDRGYDPSTHGGVLSLFGSEIVSEGDASREDGRFLNDLGELRQQADYGYGTLDEDVDALLSRTHTFVAEMETLCSTED, from the coding sequence ATGCCTGATGAGGAAGCTCCCAGTGATGCTGCGGTTGAGGATCAACTCCGACAGGCCCACCAAGCGCTTTCTGATGCTGACGGAGCACGGGACGCAGGGCTCTCCGACGCGGTCATAATTAACCGGCTGTACTATGCGTGCTTTCATGCCGCACAGGCCGCCTTATACGACCGAGGGTATGATCCTAGCACACATGGCGGTGTTCTCTCTTTGTTTGGGTCCGAGATCGTCAGTGAAGGAGATGCATCGCGCGAAGACGGCCGCTTTCTGAACGACCTCGGGGAACTCCGCCAGCAGGCTGACTATGGCTATGGGACCCTTGACGAGGATGTTGATGCACTTCTTTCGCGAACTCACACATTTGTCGCCGAAATGGAAACTCTCTGCTCAACTGAAGATTGA
- a CDS encoding ArdC-like ssDNA-binding domain-containing protein, giving the protein MTTTSDSSVSFEETDARRDEMHSTIEAWIDDLVDHVDDVQASEEFQEWLDVQSRFHDYSHRNTLLIQLQYPEATKVAGYNTWRNEFDRHVQEGEQAIWIWAPIITKQCPECENSPSYHEQSDCEYDEKSPEEWSKGLVGFKPTAVFDVSQTEGEPLPELETEATGDADDLVPALKNAAADIGVTVRIVNADEWEHGDATGVCKYRNQRDLQPVVKAKARSNHADLAVTLIHEYAHALLHSDITDETERAKREVEAEAVAYIVGRYCGLDTSGSAFYLAAWQGEDPASIQNRLGRISNTAKEIIEVTDALTGEADET; this is encoded by the coding sequence ATGACTACGACCAGTGACTCGTCGGTCTCGTTCGAGGAGACCGACGCCCGACGCGACGAAATGCACAGTACCATCGAAGCGTGGATCGACGACCTCGTCGACCACGTCGACGATGTACAAGCAAGTGAGGAGTTCCAGGAGTGGTTAGACGTCCAGAGTCGTTTCCACGACTATTCCCACCGAAACACGCTTCTCATCCAACTCCAGTATCCCGAAGCGACGAAGGTCGCAGGCTACAACACGTGGCGGAATGAGTTCGACCGGCATGTTCAGGAAGGCGAACAGGCCATCTGGATCTGGGCCCCAATCATCACGAAGCAGTGTCCTGAGTGCGAGAATTCGCCCAGCTATCACGAACAAAGCGACTGTGAGTACGACGAGAAATCGCCGGAAGAGTGGTCGAAAGGGCTTGTCGGCTTCAAGCCAACCGCGGTCTTCGATGTGTCTCAGACCGAAGGTGAACCGCTTCCCGAACTGGAGACCGAGGCGACTGGCGATGCTGACGACCTCGTGCCTGCACTCAAGAATGCAGCCGCTGATATCGGCGTGACAGTTCGTATCGTCAATGCTGACGAGTGGGAGCATGGCGACGCAACGGGCGTCTGCAAATATCGGAATCAACGTGACCTCCAACCAGTCGTCAAGGCGAAAGCCCGCTCGAATCACGCCGATCTCGCGGTCACGCTGATTCACGAGTACGCCCATGCACTCCTCCACTCAGACATCACCGACGAGACCGAGCGGGCGAAACGCGAGGTCGAAGCGGAGGCCGTCGCGTATATCGTTGGCCGGTATTGCGGGCTCGACACGAGTGGGTCGGCGTTCTACCTCGCTGCATGGCAGGGCGAGGATCCAGCGTCGATCCAAAATCGGCTTGGCCGGATTAGCAACACGGCAAAAGAAATTATTGAGGTGACTGATGCGTTGACCGGAGAAGCAGACGAGACTTAA
- a CDS encoding AbrB/MazE/SpoVT family DNA-binding domain-containing protein, whose protein sequence is MSSDRIDAESKVSGNQANIPARIRRELGIDDGDQLRWHIEKDGSIRVHVIQQRTGTFSDFEGYDGDTETDVTTDHDAWGVDIE, encoded by the coding sequence ATGAGTAGTGACCGTATCGACGCCGAGAGCAAGGTCTCGGGCAACCAAGCAAACATCCCTGCCCGAATCCGGCGAGAACTCGGAATTGACGACGGTGACCAGCTACGCTGGCACATCGAAAAAGATGGCAGTATCCGCGTCCACGTCATTCAGCAACGGACAGGCACATTTAGTGACTTCGAGGGCTACGATGGAGACACAGAAACAGACGTAACTACCGACCACGACGCCTGGGGCGTCGACATCGAATAA
- a CDS encoding SWIM zinc finger family protein — MRNGSYADPENHEYTVRIEDDLPTACTCPADAKYSGACKHRVAVALRQPILDAVRHHQLLADGGETVQPPNHPHDHEENSEEQAETDEPDCDCADLSSDFPCWKCYRTGRRDLPNSIPHVETTAPFCHVVSKYNNKQPIPNSMTSPENTNDDASLARLTIAVTNTNLPEDEAEQQALCESLETAAGSVLNETLGDTTADIKAILGHTYTSVSPICPACDSALTLDGIHLSKDADAYAVARCSADCGWTGDGVFKLVDLDRSVGDHYESEVLTGGIRPERQQYTDRDC; from the coding sequence GTGCGGAACGGGAGCTACGCCGACCCGGAGAATCACGAGTACACCGTCCGCATCGAGGACGACCTGCCGACCGCGTGTACGTGCCCTGCAGACGCAAAATACAGCGGGGCATGTAAACACCGCGTCGCGGTCGCGCTCCGTCAACCCATTCTCGACGCCGTCCGCCACCATCAACTCCTCGCCGACGGTGGCGAGACTGTCCAGCCCCCGAACCACCCTCACGACCACGAGGAGAACTCCGAAGAACAAGCAGAGACAGACGAACCGGACTGTGACTGTGCGGACCTCTCCAGCGATTTTCCGTGCTGGAAGTGCTACCGGACCGGACGACGTGACCTCCCGAATAGCATACCTCACGTTGAGACGACCGCTCCGTTCTGCCACGTTGTATCGAAGTACAATAACAAGCAACCGATTCCGAACTCTATGACTTCCCCCGAAAACACCAACGACGACGCTTCGCTCGCACGACTAACCATCGCAGTTACGAACACTAACCTTCCAGAGGACGAAGCCGAACAGCAGGCACTCTGCGAGTCACTCGAAACGGCCGCCGGCAGCGTCCTCAACGAGACGCTCGGTGACACCACTGCAGACATCAAGGCGATACTCGGGCATACGTACACCTCGGTCAGTCCCATCTGTCCAGCCTGCGATAGCGCGCTCACACTCGACGGCATCCATCTTAGCAAAGATGCAGATGCGTACGCGGTCGCTCGATGTTCAGCCGACTGTGGCTGGACCGGTGACGGTGTGTTCAAACTCGTCGATCTCGATAGAAGCGTCGGCGATCACTACGAAAGCGAGGTCCTCACTGGAGGGATTCGGCCGGAGCGCCAGCAGTACACCGACCGCGACTGCTAG
- a CDS encoding nucleotidyltransferase domain-containing protein translates to MSSEAAAEALPAGSHREAATAFVERARSQHGDDLVELYVFGSTVRGEARGRSSDVDILVVLPDAPDRDAIADSLRDIAYDVMLEHGPLVELHIFDETTFERHRNEGNPFVHNVLSEGRSYA, encoded by the coding sequence ATGAGTAGTGAGGCCGCGGCCGAGGCGCTTCCTGCTGGCTCACACCGCGAGGCAGCCACAGCCTTTGTCGAGCGCGCACGGTCTCAGCACGGTGATGACCTCGTCGAGCTGTACGTTTTCGGGTCGACTGTCCGTGGCGAAGCAAGGGGTCGGTCGAGCGACGTCGATATCCTGGTCGTCCTCCCGGATGCACCAGACCGAGACGCTATCGCTGATTCTCTCCGTGACATCGCCTACGACGTGATGCTCGAACACGGGCCGCTTGTCGAACTCCACATTTTTGACGAGACTACGTTCGAGCGCCACCGGAACGAAGGGAACCCGTTTGTTCACAATGTTCTCAGCGAGGGTCGATCCTATGCCTGA
- the mntA gene encoding type VII toxin-antitoxin system MntA family adenylyltransferase antitoxin, whose amino-acid sequence MRDDEHVCMVHTDDSAVERVKLDRLRSYLDQQRVVFAILFGSHARGTAGPDSDVDIALRFPETLDARERFRLRNQIDPDLQQYAEEFVDVSDIEQLPTAVAHAALQDGLLLTGDEQAVETYYEQIEKEYESTVDERKRQQREFIDRLASGDV is encoded by the coding sequence ATGCGGGACGATGAACACGTATGTATGGTGCATACAGACGACTCCGCGGTCGAACGCGTCAAGCTCGACCGACTGCGGTCGTATCTCGACCAACAGCGAGTCGTCTTTGCGATTCTCTTCGGTTCGCACGCACGCGGAACTGCTGGACCAGACTCAGACGTGGACATCGCACTCCGTTTCCCGGAGACGTTGGACGCTCGGGAACGATTCCGACTGCGAAACCAAATCGATCCGGACCTCCAGCAGTATGCCGAGGAGTTTGTGGACGTAAGCGATATCGAGCAACTCCCGACTGCCGTCGCACACGCCGCTCTCCAAGACGGTCTCCTGCTAACTGGCGACGAACAGGCCGTCGAGACATACTACGAGCAAATCGAGAAAGAGTACGAATCAACGGTCGACGAGCGGAAACGCCAACAGCGTGAATTCATCGACCGATTAGCAAGCGGAGACGTATAA
- a CDS encoding DUF7557 family protein encodes MSRHVQLADDLYERIKANRQEGESFSDTIERLIDNRSLRDLQDVFDNEQVGEMRDAIKIPEEEDTAEVRELGKRFD; translated from the coding sequence ATGTCGCGCCACGTTCAGCTTGCTGACGACCTCTACGAGCGCATCAAAGCAAATAGACAGGAGGGAGAGTCGTTTAGTGATACCATCGAGCGCCTCATCGACAACCGTTCGCTCCGTGACCTTCAGGATGTCTTCGACAATGAGCAGGTGGGTGAGATGCGGGACGCGATCAAGATACCAGAGGAAGAGGATACTGCCGAGGTCCGTGAACTCGGCAAGCGCTTCGACTAA